cttgaatccttgaaaactccttgatttttgaatatatttttcaaggtccttgaaaatcctttaattttgagaaatatccataaactccttgaaactccttaaatTCTGGGAAAGTCctattaaaaattttcaaaaggtccTTTTCAGAAGACAgtgtattctattattcttcaCTGTGTGACTTGTGAATGAAAGTTGTTTCACTTTGAGATTTAGACATGTAAAACCAAAACGGCACACACAACAactgatcaaaatttgagaaaaacatggattttgtttttgaattttcgactttttttccttatatatGACCGCGAAAAcctccttgaattttgaaaattactccttaaaaagtccttgaattctGGATACCAGGAATTGTAGGAACCTTGAATACGAGCCTACCTCGACTTGTGTCACGTGTGAATCTCTGTCAAATTGACATTCAATTCCATATCATAGCGATACGTCACGTGTTATACATGGTCTGGTCCTGAAAtctaatatagaaataaagtgAGGTTCACTGTAGCTGGAGTCGGCCACAGGAACTGCGACATCACAATTGACAATAGTCGTTAAGATACACTATTTGAAAAAACCTGCCGGCCCATTttacagtcgtgacttaaatGTAACAATGATCTTGAATCTTGAGACTCGTCTTAAgttgatatgtttttttttagaactAAAAGCGTCTTTGATTGCTACTAGCTCCAGGTAATTGATACTGAATTTACCGGTATTCGACTATCTATTATCAATTGTGATGAGTCCTCTGTGATGTGTGACACAATGAATTATTTGTGATCTGAGTCGATCtttttgtttcttgtttctaGAAACCGTGTTTCATCATCAAACGAAACTTGCGCGAAACTCGAAGGTCGATGCATATGTAATATATGTAGAATATTATATTCGATAAGTTATTGAATTTGACTGTTTTTAGTTGTTGCGTTCTGATCTCGTTGTAACATTTCGTTATAAAAATCTCAAAATAATTAATCGCGCATCAGCTTTAATGGAATTACTCCTGCGGCATGTGAGGGTTAATAATAAGATGCCAAAGACGAACGATTGGAAACATCACAAATACAGTATTCTTGATAATGCCGGTATTCAGTGACTGTTAGAGTTGAACACTCTGaagtgaattttgaaatgatactTGACCTCTTTTGCCTCAGCTGGCCTGTTCCACGGTATAAACTTCGGTTCAGACTATATTGATTTAGACTCATCACTTCCGTGGAGCTGGGtcattttttgttgttatcgagttttaattgattgaaacaaattgtattgattaaattatacctgtctatatgtatatatatatatataatgtaataatcattatcaattgtaATTAGCTTTTATACAAATAGACTAATTTACCccaaattacaatttttgagtTATAATTTTTCCCCTTTCCGGTGAAGGTTTTAAGGATTCCTCCGGTGACCTAGTTTGATGTGGTGGGGTAAGCatatcctcgcttgccagggttagATTGCCTCCTGCCGAAGCTCATAGTGATGTAAGCTAAACGATGGCAAGCAAAGATACGAAAGGATTTCTTGACTTGTAAATCTCGTGGAAGATTCTGTTAGAGGTGACAACAAccgaaaaaattgaaaaggttTTTGTGTACTGTAATGACATACACCGATTTtaatattcatgtaaatataaatgagTCGGAACATCTTAACAGAGTGACACCAGTCATTATTAACAAACCGCGACCAAAGGGTTAAAACGCTGGTGATAATATGTGTGTAAATGACATAAAATAGGGCAAACGCTGATCTTTGAACATAAATTAAGCACTTGGTTTAAaacttttcaacatttttttaaagttttcgcgaaaaaaattgcattcaaataaatatctaaCATCACCTGAGTTTGCACTGCATAAATAAATGCATCAagagaatttgaatttcgCGAGAAAACGTTGGAAAGTGGGATTCTAATTTTTGATACTTCATTATATACGTCTTTATAGAATTTGAGcacaatttatgaatttcaaaCAGTTTTAAGCAAAGATCTCAAGGTTTTCTGAGTGCATACAAAATTTAAATCGACACTAGCTACTAGTAATATTGATATGAGAATTGTAGATATtatttaactgtggatttaGAACGTTTCTTCTTTGCTTTCGACGACATCTCCAAGCCATTTCAAATACGCCGGGTTACCTTGAtcgatctgaaaatatcaattacaatCATTAAAAACTTCATTTATGCTTCAGCAATCTAAAGACGTGTTCTAAACTTTCTACTCAAGAGAATAGTAATGAATGTATCTGATATAAAAAACTACCTTTGAAGTGATCACTTCAGCTACGTCATATGGATGGttaattctgaaaataaacatcgaAAGATTTGACATCTTTTATCTCTATATCTAAACATagcattcatttatttccagtagacaaaatgtcatttttcGTATTTGTTCTTTCTTTGTATAACAAAAGCACTAGTAAAACCATGGACTCGATTCGTCTTgtggtaaaaaaaaacaagttaTATTTAgcaaattgaagaaatgaatagaatatgaatagaaagaaattgaagaatattcaattggttttggtatttataaatacatgtatacactGTGGCAGCGACATTGAGTTCAAATAAAAGATCAAGGAATACAAAATTCCATGATATTTCTCCGACTCTTGACCAAAAACATcctaattgaattatataatatCTTCAGTGGAAGCTGTTTTTCATCAAGAGGTTCCTGTAAGTGtcactcatcaccagcaagaacaacatgacattaaaaattcaaattccctgagttttcctgGTTTTCAAGAAGAGTCAGAACTCTCTGAAGGGAAAAGAATCTGcaattccctgatctgtatGAACCCTGATTTAAGGTCATTTTTCTGAATCCAAGCAAAGTTTTTCATCAACAAAATAACAGCATAACTTACTTTACATATTCGGTCATATCATTAACTCTAGTTGTTCGTGTTTTGATCATCTATTCAAAAAAGATAATTGAGAATCAATCTTTCTGAAAGTGAAACAACTTAAACAGTATAGCAGCGGcagtagttagttacctaatcgttggtggtaagctttttataatcggatgggcttataccaacgtgaaaatatccgatcgtgaaactaaaccacagacaggttactgactacagcggcagcagcagtatCTCTTACTTACCAATAGaatttcttcatcagtttTGACTTCTCCTTCCCATTCATAAACTGATTCAACTTTAGGAATTATATTTACACAGGCagctaatttatttttcaccaaaccgctaaaaatgaaaacaaaaattatgCCACTGACCTTGGATAAAAGagcaggatccagttccacagttcggggttaagatttgaccctgagttaactcattgaaaatgaactaactttaactcagagtacaactgtggaactgggtccagatgaTTAGGGTTAGTGTCGAGTTTCAACTTGGCTTGTGAGGACATGGGGTGGCCTAGCTCTGTCAGTTATACCTGATATTGTTGTTAAAATGACCACCAGACGGGCAGCTGAACTTTTAACTTCAATTCATACGGAAACATATCATTGATAAAATCTTTCAGGGTATCAAGtcttttttcttcattcaacTTGAGTTAAGTATTAGACTTTTTGTACACAGCATAAAAtggattcaaaatcaattttatttcagctGTCCATCTGTGCTCATCATTTTAACACTTATACCAGGTATGAATTACTACtaaaactgaatgaattaTAGCACCCAACATCTGTTCAAAGCAAGTCTAAATAGACTTTGGCTGATTAACCCTACAGTTGCGGTTTGTCTCTCAATTTTCTCTTCATACTTACCTCGCAATGGTCTTAGCTTTTTCCATATTAGGGCACGTCACGTAAGCGATGGAATACGTTCCCGATGACGGTACTGTCGTCGCATAGCCGGATTTCGTAGCCATAGTTACTGCTGCGTGTCGAACTAATGATACTAAATTTGGCATAAAAATCGACAACAACAGAGTAAGActtatctgaaaaacaaatacagAAAACACTTAAACATGTTAAAATACCCTGTCAAAAAAGgtcataaaaataaaatagttttttcaatttatgtTTGACAAAAATGACAGTGACTGGAAGGATGTccttaatttgattaaatataCATCGCAATGCATTTGAATGCAATCATTGTATGAGTTTCTTGGCTTATTATTGCTTACCCAAAATATAAGACAACCCTTCAATCTAGCTGTCATCTATTGAATATCTCAATCGGTGTATTAGCCTATACAAACAGAACCGGAAGTACGCGAGTAAATATTTGGGGAATTCCCAgttggtgctgccacctagaatcaagatggcggcgcccatgaatttccaaaaataaaacatttttcgtCGAAATTTCGAACATTTCCGGCTCCGGTCATAGGAGAGACCCAGATTTGAGATTGTGAAATATGTCTTCATCGTCTGGATAAACAGTAGAAACAAAGATCCACGCGAGACAGTGAATAAAATGGCGAGATTATTAGTTTTTGTGctgttatttttcattcttgtTGATGTTGAT
This Tubulanus polymorphus chromosome 7, tnTubPoly1.2, whole genome shotgun sequence DNA region includes the following protein-coding sequences:
- the LOC141908018 gene encoding protein CutA homolog, whose amino-acid sequence is MTARLKGCLIFWISLTLLLSIFMPNLVSLVRHAAVTMATKSGYATTVPSSGTYSIAYVTCPNMEKAKTIASGLVKNKLAACVNIIPKVESVYEWEGEVKTDEEILLMIKTRTTRVNDMTEYVKINHPYDVAEVITSKIDQGNPAYLKWLGDVVESKEETF